One genomic region from Salinicola endophyticus encodes:
- a CDS encoding glycosyltransferase family 9 protein — MKHSLPSQPRHIAILRLSALGDVCNLVPTVRALQRQWPDARITWIVGKTEHALLEGLSGVEFVVYDKSTGFGGMRRIWRRLRGTRFDVLLHMQQALRASVLSLGLKCDLRVGYDKARAKDWQHWFTQRQLAPHPRAHVLESFMDFARLLGVEDTSLDWSLPIPDAAYTEAARLSGEAPYLVISPCANPRLRNFRNWSAEGYAAVIAHAWERHGLVSVLSGGGSPQEREMGEQIRRLCPQVEIVDAIGCTSLKGLLALLDRARAVIAPDSGPVHMANALGTPTLGLYATTNPDRAAPYCWRRHVVDRYPDALAHYLHQTPETVNWGTRVRHADAMSLIILDDVVDQLDRLLADTATNRDDGGIHRPEAGPVAHDDRESNA, encoded by the coding sequence ATGAAACATTCCCTCCCGTCGCAGCCCCGCCATATCGCCATTCTGCGCCTGTCGGCGTTGGGCGACGTGTGCAATCTGGTGCCCACGGTGCGTGCCCTGCAGCGCCAGTGGCCGGATGCGCGTATCACCTGGATCGTGGGCAAGACCGAGCACGCGCTGCTGGAGGGGCTCTCCGGCGTCGAGTTCGTGGTCTACGACAAGTCCACCGGCTTCGGCGGCATGCGCCGGATCTGGCGCCGACTGCGCGGCACGCGTTTCGATGTGCTGCTGCACATGCAGCAGGCACTGCGGGCCAGCGTGCTGTCGCTGGGGTTGAAGTGTGATCTGCGCGTGGGCTACGACAAGGCGCGGGCCAAGGATTGGCAGCACTGGTTCACCCAGCGCCAGCTGGCGCCGCACCCGCGCGCCCACGTGCTCGAGTCGTTCATGGATTTCGCCCGTCTGCTGGGGGTCGAGGACACCTCGCTCGACTGGTCGCTGCCGATTCCCGACGCCGCCTATACCGAGGCCGCCCGCCTCAGCGGTGAAGCGCCCTATCTGGTGATCAGCCCGTGCGCCAACCCGCGACTGCGCAATTTCCGCAACTGGTCGGCCGAGGGCTATGCCGCGGTGATCGCGCATGCCTGGGAGCGCCACGGCCTAGTCAGCGTGTTGAGCGGCGGCGGCAGCCCCCAGGAGCGCGAGATGGGCGAGCAGATTCGGCGGCTCTGCCCGCAGGTCGAGATCGTCGATGCGATCGGCTGCACCTCACTCAAGGGGCTCCTGGCGCTGCTTGACCGCGCCCGCGCGGTGATCGCGCCGGACTCCGGCCCGGTGCACATGGCCAACGCCCTGGGCACGCCGACCCTGGGGCTCTATGCCACCACCAACCCGGATCGCGCCGCGCCTTACTGCTGGCGTCGCCACGTGGTCGACCGCTATCCCGATGCCCTGGCGCACTATCTGCATCAGACACCGGAGACGGTGAACTGGGGCACCCGTGTGCGCCATGCCGATGCCATGAGCCTGATCATCCTCGACGACGTGGTCGATCAACTGGATCGGCTGCTGGCGGATACCGCGACGAATCGGGATGATGGCGGGATTCATCGGCCCGAGGCGGGGCCGGTGGCTCATGATGACAGGGAGTCCAACGCATGA
- a CDS encoding histone deacetylase produces MTRPLAPLPLIHHPGYSCAWPERHPFPMAKFRVLREHLTTQGFDRHPAVCWITPGPATSDALLRVHTPEYLQRFALGETSPSRRTPSGFPWSPALVTRTLLEVGGTLATVDAALREGLALNTAGGTHHAYPDRASGYCLLNDLAVAARHLLTVHGLERVLIVDCDVHQGDGTAWIFRQESRVFTLSLHAADNFPFAKQCSDHDLALPRGTGDEAYLAALGAALEQTLTRFAPQCVLYDAGVDVHAGDRLGHLCLSDAGLLARDRLVLGRCRRAGIPVAGVIGGGYDRDLNALAGRHAQLFHAGLATLEAAASS; encoded by the coding sequence GTGACCCGGCCCCTCGCCCCGCTACCGCTCATCCACCACCCGGGCTACAGCTGCGCCTGGCCCGAGCGCCACCCCTTCCCCATGGCCAAGTTCCGCGTACTGCGCGAGCACCTGACGACACAGGGTTTCGACCGCCATCCGGCGGTATGCTGGATCACCCCTGGACCGGCGACCAGCGATGCGCTGCTGCGGGTGCATACCCCAGAGTATCTGCAGCGCTTCGCCCTGGGCGAGACGAGTCCGTCACGCCGCACGCCCAGCGGCTTTCCCTGGTCGCCGGCGCTGGTGACGCGCACCCTGCTCGAGGTCGGTGGCACCCTGGCCACGGTGGACGCCGCCCTGCGCGAGGGGCTGGCCCTGAATACCGCCGGCGGCACCCACCACGCCTATCCGGATCGCGCCAGCGGCTACTGCTTGCTCAACGACCTGGCGGTCGCCGCGCGCCATCTGCTGACGGTGCACGGTCTCGAGCGGGTGCTGATCGTCGACTGCGACGTGCATCAGGGCGACGGCACGGCCTGGATCTTTCGCCAAGAGTCACGGGTATTCACGCTTTCGCTCCACGCGGCCGACAACTTCCCCTTCGCCAAGCAGTGCAGCGACCACGACCTGGCGCTGCCGCGTGGCACCGGTGACGAGGCCTATCTCGCCGCATTGGGCGCGGCACTGGAGCAGACGTTGACCCGGTTCGCGCCGCAGTGCGTGCTCTACGACGCCGGGGTCGATGTGCACGCCGGCGACCGCCTGGGGCATCTGTGTCTGAGTGATGCCGGCCTGCTGGCGCGGGATCGACTGGTGCTCGGGCGCTGTCGTCGCGCCGGCATCCCCGTGGCGGGGGTGATCGGCGGCGGTTACGATCGCGACCTGAACGCGCTCGCCGGTCGGCACGCCCAACTGTTCCATGCCGGGCTGGCCACCCTCGAAGCCGCGGCATCGAGCTGA
- a CDS encoding glycosyl transferase family 90 gives MDIRFKSRKLRFYTAGAVRLLIPDAYYRRRLVQWLEQLSEAEWQRLAARVDYYNRVGEAFDPGEGAVAVGDFRYERRGAYYLDAKQIVRHFAPHHRFTYRFGDVTWVPERPTLVKSRPICHTTPPGNANGVLLKLNSVRHFQFVDDRLAFRDKRSGVVWRGKCFHAHRAAVLREFCDHPRMDIGQSHAKRRHQRDYRPYLSIREQLRYRYVLSLEGKDVATNLKWILASNSLCFMPPPRFETWFMEGTLEPYVHYVPLAEDCRDMAAKMDYYDAHPAEAEAIVRRANAHVAQFRDPRQELLLGLMVMHKYLALSGQLDAAASRVASPAWNSWACRPASAFRSRS, from the coding sequence ATGGATATCCGCTTCAAGAGCCGCAAGCTGCGCTTCTACACCGCGGGTGCCGTGCGCCTGCTGATCCCCGATGCGTACTACCGTCGGCGCTTGGTGCAGTGGTTGGAACAACTCTCCGAGGCCGAGTGGCAGCGGCTCGCCGCGCGCGTCGACTACTACAACCGCGTGGGGGAGGCGTTCGATCCCGGCGAAGGCGCGGTCGCCGTCGGCGACTTCCGCTACGAACGGCGCGGCGCCTACTATCTCGATGCCAAGCAGATCGTGCGCCACTTCGCCCCGCACCACCGCTTCACCTACCGTTTCGGCGATGTCACCTGGGTGCCGGAGCGGCCCACACTGGTCAAGAGCCGCCCGATCTGTCACACCACACCGCCGGGCAACGCCAACGGCGTGCTGCTCAAGCTCAACAGCGTGCGCCATTTCCAGTTCGTCGATGATCGTCTGGCGTTTCGTGACAAGCGCTCGGGCGTGGTGTGGCGGGGAAAGTGTTTCCACGCGCATCGCGCCGCGGTGCTGCGCGAGTTCTGCGATCATCCGCGCATGGATATCGGCCAGAGCCACGCCAAGCGCCGCCATCAGCGCGACTATCGACCCTACCTGTCGATCCGTGAACAGCTGCGCTATCGCTACGTGCTGAGCCTCGAAGGCAAGGATGTGGCCACCAACCTCAAGTGGATTCTCGCCTCGAACTCGCTCTGCTTCATGCCGCCGCCGCGCTTCGAGACCTGGTTCATGGAGGGCACGCTCGAGCCCTACGTGCACTACGTACCGCTGGCGGAAGATTGCCGCGACATGGCAGCCAAGATGGACTACTACGATGCCCACCCCGCCGAGGCCGAAGCGATCGTGCGCCGCGCCAATGCCCATGTCGCCCAGTTTCGCGATCCACGCCAGGAGCTGCTGCTGGGGCTTATGGTGATGCACAAGTACCTGGCGCTCTCGGGTCAGCTCGATGCCGCGGCTTCGAGGGTGGCCAGCCCGGCATGGAACAGTTGGGCGTGCCGACCGGCGAGCGCGTTCAGGTCGCGATCGTAA
- the waaA gene encoding lipid IV(A) 3-deoxy-D-manno-octulosonic acid transferase — MSPRLARRLYSLLLYLLSPLIWWRVWREWLPTHPRRERLGYVPAVGARRCIWLHAASVGEVVTATPLIRALLDDYPDHALIVTTMTATGARQLQQTFGDRVRHHFLPLDFPGATRRFVARINPRLTIIAETELWPNLLAACYRRDIPVVVANARLSPGAFRLYRRLGALCRGMLAPLDWVGAKSPSDAERFRTLGARPEAVAMTGALKFDLNVDESVLAASRRLRQRWGPRPVWIAGSTHPGEDEQVLAAHAQVRRQLPEALLILVPRHPQRFESVAELCEAAGERLVRLSAGARVDAETTLLLGDTMGDLIKLYGCADVAFVGGSLVTIGGHNLLEPAALGVAVVSGPHLDNLREIADTLAEHEARCEVADGEALGQTVAALLDDAPRRERLGDAGRQVVAANRGALAATRQHLATYLVDTATGGS; from the coding sequence ATGTCTCCCCGGCTGGCGCGGCGACTCTACTCGCTGCTGCTCTATCTGCTATCACCGCTTATCTGGTGGCGGGTGTGGCGTGAGTGGTTGCCCACTCACCCGCGCCGCGAGCGGCTTGGCTATGTGCCCGCGGTGGGCGCGCGCCGCTGTATCTGGCTGCACGCGGCCTCGGTCGGCGAGGTGGTCACTGCGACCCCGCTGATTCGTGCCCTGCTCGACGACTACCCCGATCACGCCCTGATCGTCACCACCATGACCGCCACCGGCGCCCGGCAGCTGCAGCAGACCTTCGGCGACCGCGTGCGCCACCACTTCCTGCCGCTCGATTTTCCCGGCGCGACCCGGCGCTTCGTCGCGCGCATCAATCCGCGCCTGACGATCATCGCCGAGACCGAGCTGTGGCCCAACCTGCTGGCGGCCTGCTACCGCCGCGACATACCGGTGGTGGTGGCCAACGCGCGCCTCAGCCCCGGTGCCTTTCGCCTCTATCGGCGCCTCGGCGCGCTGTGTCGCGGCATGCTCGCGCCGCTCGATTGGGTCGGAGCGAAGTCGCCCAGCGATGCCGAGCGCTTCCGGACCCTCGGGGCGCGTCCCGAGGCGGTGGCGATGACCGGCGCGCTCAAGTTCGATCTCAATGTCGACGAAAGCGTGCTGGCGGCCAGCCGGCGTCTACGCCAGCGCTGGGGGCCGCGACCGGTCTGGATCGCCGGCTCCACCCACCCCGGGGAGGATGAACAGGTGCTCGCCGCCCACGCCCAGGTGCGGCGCCAGCTTCCCGAAGCGCTGCTGATCCTGGTGCCGCGTCACCCCCAGCGCTTCGAGAGCGTGGCTGAGCTGTGCGAGGCCGCCGGCGAGCGTCTGGTGCGGCTCAGCGCCGGCGCCCGGGTGGACGCCGAAACCACGCTGCTGCTGGGCGACACCATGGGCGATCTGATCAAGCTCTACGGCTGCGCCGATGTCGCCTTCGTCGGCGGCTCGCTGGTGACCATCGGCGGCCACAACCTGCTCGAGCCGGCCGCCCTCGGCGTGGCCGTGGTGAGCGGGCCCCATCTCGATAATCTGCGCGAGATCGCCGATACCCTGGCCGAGCACGAGGCGCGCTGCGAGGTCGCCGATGGCGAGGCCCTGGGGCAGACGGTGGCGGCACTGCTCGACGATGCCCCGCGGCGCGAGCGGCTGGGTGATGCCGGTCGCCAGGTGGTCGCGGCCAACCGCGGCGCGCTAGCCGCCACGCGCCAGCATCTCGCCACGTATCTTGTGGATACCGCCACCGGCGGCAGTTGA
- a CDS encoding 2-hydroxyacid dehydrogenase, with protein sequence MRVTVYSAQPYDRRFLDEVGATRFADAEIEWHYQPVALTRQTVALAAGSDAVCVFVNDSLEAAVLEALAAQGVGAVVLRCAGFNNVDLVAARRLGLFVARVPAYSPEAVAEHALAMIMTLNRKTHRAYNRVREGNFALDGLLGVTLHGKTAGVVGSGRIGLAMARILHGLGCEVLGYDPSPAAAFEAYGENVPLAALLSRADIVSLHCPLNEATHHLIDAAALAGMKPGAMLVNTSRGALIDTPAVIDALKSRQLGALAIDVYEQESELFFHDHSAEIIEDDVFARLASFPNVLITGHQGFFTAEALDEIAQVTCANLVAYARDLACPNQL encoded by the coding sequence ATGCGAGTCACCGTCTACAGTGCCCAGCCCTACGACCGTCGCTTTCTCGACGAGGTCGGCGCCACCCGCTTCGCTGATGCCGAGATCGAGTGGCACTACCAGCCCGTCGCCCTGACCCGGCAGACGGTGGCGCTGGCGGCGGGCAGTGACGCGGTCTGCGTGTTCGTCAACGACTCCCTCGAAGCGGCCGTGCTCGAGGCCCTGGCCGCCCAGGGCGTGGGCGCCGTGGTGCTGCGCTGTGCCGGCTTCAACAACGTCGACCTGGTGGCCGCCCGGCGGCTCGGCCTGTTCGTGGCGCGGGTGCCGGCCTACTCGCCGGAGGCGGTGGCCGAGCATGCGCTGGCCATGATCATGACGCTCAACCGCAAGACTCATCGCGCCTACAACCGGGTGCGCGAGGGCAATTTCGCCCTCGATGGGCTGCTCGGGGTGACCCTGCACGGCAAGACCGCCGGGGTGGTCGGCAGTGGCCGCATCGGTCTGGCCATGGCGCGGATACTGCACGGGTTGGGCTGCGAGGTGCTGGGTTACGACCCCTCTCCCGCGGCTGCCTTCGAGGCCTACGGCGAGAACGTGCCGCTGGCGGCGCTGCTGTCACGTGCGGACATCGTCTCGCTGCACTGCCCGCTGAACGAGGCGACCCATCATCTGATCGACGCCGCCGCGCTGGCGGGCATGAAGCCCGGCGCCATGCTGGTCAACACGTCGCGCGGTGCGCTGATCGACACCCCGGCGGTGATCGATGCGCTGAAGTCGCGCCAGCTCGGCGCGCTGGCGATCGACGTCTACGAGCAGGAGAGCGAGCTGTTCTTCCACGACCACTCGGCGGAGATCATCGAAGACGACGTCTTCGCTCGCCTGGCCAGCTTCCCCAATGTGCTGATCACCGGCCATCAGGGCTTCTTCACCGCCGAGGCGCTGGACGAGATCGCGCAGGTCACCTGCGCCAACCTGGTCGCCTACGCCCGCGACCTGGCTTGCCCCAACCAGCTTTGA
- the rpiA gene encoding ribose-5-phosphate isomerase RpiA codes for MTQDDLKRAVAAAALDDIDSLLTPDAVIGIGTGSTANHFIDLLAARRHDFRGAVASSEASAARLKANGIDVLELNHVGTVPVYVDGADEVDGRLRMIKGGGAALTREKIVAACAERFVCIADASKRVEVLGGFPLPVEVIPMARSYVAREMVKLGITPVYRDGVLTDNGNRILDGYDKLFDEPEAMEAALDAIVGVVTNGLFAKRPADVLLLGGAAGVERITR; via the coding sequence ATGACCCAGGACGACCTCAAACGCGCGGTGGCCGCCGCGGCGCTCGACGACATCGATAGCCTGCTGACGCCGGATGCGGTGATCGGCATCGGTACCGGCTCCACCGCCAATCATTTCATCGATCTGCTCGCCGCGCGGCGCCATGACTTTCGTGGTGCCGTGGCCAGTTCGGAGGCCAGCGCGGCCCGTCTGAAGGCCAACGGGATCGACGTGCTCGAGCTCAACCACGTGGGCACGGTGCCGGTCTATGTGGACGGCGCCGACGAGGTCGATGGCCGCCTGCGCATGATCAAGGGCGGTGGGGCCGCGCTCACCCGCGAGAAGATCGTCGCCGCCTGCGCCGAGCGCTTCGTCTGCATCGCAGATGCCAGCAAGCGGGTCGAAGTGCTCGGCGGCTTCCCGCTGCCGGTCGAGGTGATCCCGATGGCGCGCTCCTACGTCGCCCGTGAGATGGTCAAGCTCGGCATTACACCGGTCTACCGCGATGGCGTGCTGACCGACAACGGCAACCGCATCCTGGATGGCTACGACAAGCTGTTCGACGAGCCGGAAGCCATGGAAGCGGCCCTCGATGCCATCGTCGGCGTGGTCACCAACGGCCTGTTCGCCAAGCGCCCGGCCGACGTGCTGCTGCTTGGCGGTGCTGCGGGAGTCGAGCGCATCACCCGCTGA
- the ilvA gene encoding threonine ammonia-lyase, biosynthetic, with translation MLLEDIVKKILQARVYEAARETPISPMPSLSRRFGNRILIKREDLQPVFSFKIRGAYNKMAQLDETQKEKGVIAASAGNHAQGLAMAARQMGVKAVIVMPRVTPEIKVAAVRGWGAKVVLKGDAFGEALAHAKTLIAEHGYTYIPPYDDNDVIAGQGTVAMEILRQHTGPLDAVFVPVGGGGLLAGIAAYIKYLRPEVKVYGVEAEDSACLKAALEAGERVVLDQVGVFAEGVAVAQIGEAPFEILRHTVDGVITVNTDEMCAAVKDTFDDTRAVAETSGALSLAGLKKYVQQTQARDQSLLCINSGANINFDRLQHIAERTELGEQREAILAVEIPERPGSFKQFCRAIGRRMVTEFNYRYADADRAHIFVGVQVKPGGEDRAEVIQKLRDADYPVEDLTDNELAKLHIRHLGGGRPKVEFSEEVYRFEFPERPGALMNFLTHLPADWNISLFHYRNHGAAYGRVLVGLQMPNGDRAHAEEHFDRIGYRYWKETDNTAYRLFMA, from the coding sequence ATGCTACTCGAAGACATCGTCAAGAAGATCCTCCAGGCCCGCGTCTACGAAGCGGCCCGGGAGACCCCCATTTCGCCCATGCCCTCGCTCTCGCGCCGCTTCGGCAACCGCATTCTGATCAAGCGCGAAGACCTGCAGCCGGTGTTCTCGTTCAAGATTCGCGGTGCCTACAACAAGATGGCGCAGCTCGACGAGACGCAGAAGGAGAAGGGCGTGATTGCCGCCTCGGCCGGCAACCACGCCCAGGGGCTGGCGATGGCGGCGCGTCAGATGGGGGTCAAGGCGGTGATCGTGATGCCCCGGGTCACCCCCGAGATCAAGGTGGCTGCGGTGCGCGGCTGGGGCGCCAAGGTGGTACTCAAGGGGGATGCCTTCGGCGAAGCGCTGGCGCATGCCAAGACGCTGATCGCCGAGCACGGCTACACCTATATTCCGCCCTATGACGACAACGACGTCATCGCCGGTCAGGGCACCGTGGCGATGGAGATCCTGCGCCAGCACACCGGGCCGCTGGATGCGGTGTTCGTCCCGGTGGGCGGCGGCGGGCTGCTGGCCGGGATCGCTGCCTACATCAAGTACCTGCGCCCGGAGGTCAAGGTCTACGGCGTCGAGGCGGAGGATTCGGCCTGCCTCAAGGCGGCGCTGGAGGCCGGCGAGCGGGTGGTGCTGGACCAGGTCGGGGTGTTCGCCGAGGGGGTCGCGGTGGCCCAGATCGGCGAGGCGCCGTTCGAGATCCTGCGTCACACCGTGGATGGCGTCATCACCGTCAACACCGACGAGATGTGTGCCGCGGTCAAGGACACCTTCGATGACACCCGGGCGGTCGCCGAGACCTCCGGCGCGCTGTCGCTGGCCGGGCTCAAGAAGTACGTACAGCAGACCCAGGCGCGCGACCAGTCGCTGCTGTGCATCAACTCCGGCGCCAATATCAACTTCGACCGGCTCCAGCACATCGCCGAGCGCACCGAACTCGGCGAGCAGCGTGAAGCGATCCTGGCGGTCGAGATCCCCGAGCGGCCGGGCAGTTTCAAGCAGTTCTGCCGCGCCATCGGGCGGCGCATGGTGACCGAATTCAACTACCGCTACGCTGACGCCGACCGCGCGCATATCTTCGTCGGTGTGCAGGTCAAGCCGGGTGGCGAGGACCGCGCCGAGGTGATCCAAAAGCTGCGCGACGCGGACTACCCCGTAGAGGATCTCACCGATAACGAACTGGCCAAGCTGCATATTCGCCATCTCGGCGGCGGTCGGCCCAAGGTCGAGTTCTCGGAAGAGGTCTATCGCTTCGAATTTCCCGAGCGCCCCGGCGCGCTGATGAACTTCCTGACGCATCTGCCCGCCGACTGGAACATCTCGCTGTTCCACTACCGTAACCACGGCGCTGCCTACGGGCGGGTGCTGGTCGGGCTGCAGATGCCCAATGGCGACCGGGCCCATGCCGAGGAGCACTTCGATCGGATCGGCTACCGCTACTGGAAAGAGACCGACAATACCGCCTACCGGCTGTTCATGGCCTGA
- a CDS encoding glycosyltransferase family 4 protein produces the protein MTGKDFSDPSTIRMGHLVSLRNLGGVERYFTRFYTRHAPRNDHHVLLQTNDVHPLLEPAYTAYRPSRLHSIKGGRWHIPKFMPGTRKRYQLNMMRRLELDAVVVWNKIANHPLAFDGTIPLIHFERGSAWLAQDAPGLRGYLTRLNGVLCNSYAGLRMLQLKWQLDEHIPHQVLQNAISLPTRIADHPGDRFRLGFAGRMTGLKAPMVALETFAELKQRCPEAELWIAGNGPLEPVLKHWTSKWGLEESVRFLGLVDDMPQFYASLDAFICPSWREPFGNVVQEALAHGVPTLVGNVDGLPELVRHDVNGAVLSPSRSRQSLAHYDPRCAEGPNDVYDPTTDSLADAGILEPAEAAAVLESWAHAPSLRKRMALAAREQVEQEFDLDRYGETLVDFVRQVARKTSS, from the coding sequence ATGACTGGAAAAGACTTTTCTGATCCCAGCACGATTCGAATGGGCCACTTGGTCAGCCTGAGGAACTTAGGTGGTGTCGAGCGCTATTTTACGCGCTTCTATACGCGCCATGCGCCCCGGAACGACCATCATGTTCTACTACAAACCAACGACGTGCATCCATTACTCGAACCCGCGTATACCGCCTATCGGCCATCACGGCTGCACAGCATCAAAGGCGGTCGTTGGCATATTCCCAAATTCATGCCAGGCACGCGCAAGCGCTATCAGTTGAACATGATGCGCCGTCTCGAACTAGACGCTGTGGTTGTCTGGAATAAAATCGCCAATCATCCTTTGGCGTTCGACGGCACTATCCCGTTGATTCATTTCGAGCGCGGCAGTGCCTGGCTAGCACAGGACGCACCTGGCTTGAGAGGCTATCTCACCCGACTGAACGGCGTTTTATGCAACTCCTACGCTGGCCTGCGCATGCTGCAACTCAAATGGCAACTCGATGAGCATATCCCCCATCAGGTATTGCAGAACGCCATCAGCCTGCCGACACGGATAGCGGACCATCCCGGCGATCGCTTTCGACTCGGTTTTGCGGGACGGATGACGGGGCTGAAAGCGCCAATGGTTGCCCTGGAGACCTTCGCCGAACTCAAACAGCGCTGCCCCGAGGCAGAGCTGTGGATTGCGGGTAATGGACCACTGGAGCCGGTACTCAAGCACTGGACATCCAAATGGGGACTGGAAGAGAGCGTGCGCTTCCTAGGGCTGGTCGATGACATGCCGCAGTTCTACGCGTCTCTGGACGCCTTTATTTGCCCCTCCTGGCGCGAGCCTTTTGGCAACGTGGTTCAGGAGGCTTTGGCCCATGGCGTGCCGACTCTGGTGGGCAATGTAGATGGTCTACCGGAGCTGGTGCGTCATGATGTCAATGGCGCAGTATTGAGCCCCAGTCGCTCTCGTCAAAGCCTGGCGCATTACGACCCCCGCTGCGCAGAAGGGCCCAACGATGTCTACGACCCTACCACGGACAGTCTCGCCGATGCAGGCATCCTCGAGCCGGCGGAGGCCGCAGCGGTACTTGAGAGCTGGGCTCACGCGCCCTCATTGCGCAAACGTATGGCCCTCGCAGCCCGCGAGCAGGTAGAACAAGAGTTCGATCTCGACCGCTACGGAGAAACACTGGTCGATTTCGTCAGGCAAGTGGCTCGTAAAACCTCCTCATAG
- the hldE gene encoding bifunctional D-glycero-beta-D-manno-heptose-7-phosphate kinase/D-glycero-beta-D-manno-heptose 1-phosphate adenylyltransferase HldE, with amino-acid sequence MKVDLSQLEHARLLVVGDVMLDRYWHGGTSRISPEAPVPVVKVEEADDRPGGAANVALNIAALGGRASLAGVVGDDDNAERLERALDAANVSTYFQRSPEVPTITKLRVMSRNQQLIRLDFESPLWNVDTAPLDAQVEQALAGVDVVILSDYGKGSLNRVEQLIATARAAGKRVLVDPKGSDFTRYRGASVITPNLGEFEAIVGPCASDAELAEKGERLRAELALEALLVTRSERGMTLIREGYAPLHLPTHAREVYDVTGAGDTVIGVLGLALAAGHGFGEAVMLANLAAGLVVAKPGTAVLSVAELYTALHGDKLAEFGVIAEAPLIAAVRAAQARGEKVVMTNGCFDILHAGHVAYLEQARKLGDRLIVAVNDDASVARLKGPKRPINTLARRAQVLAGLAAVDWVVGFAEDTPARLIEAVLPDLLVKGGDYLPEQIAGGAAVIANGGEVRVLGFEDGVSTTTMIDTILDRER; translated from the coding sequence ATGAAAGTCGATCTTTCCCAGCTCGAGCACGCGCGTCTGCTGGTGGTCGGCGACGTGATGCTCGACCGCTACTGGCATGGCGGCACGTCGCGCATTTCGCCCGAGGCACCGGTGCCGGTGGTCAAGGTCGAGGAGGCCGATGATCGCCCGGGCGGGGCGGCCAACGTGGCGCTCAACATCGCTGCCCTGGGCGGGCGGGCGAGTCTCGCCGGCGTGGTCGGCGATGATGATAACGCCGAGCGTCTCGAACGCGCGCTGGATGCTGCCAATGTGAGCACTTACTTTCAGCGTAGCCCCGAAGTGCCCACGATCACCAAGCTGCGAGTCATGAGTCGCAACCAGCAGCTGATCCGTCTCGATTTCGAAAGCCCGCTGTGGAACGTCGATACCGCGCCGCTCGATGCCCAGGTCGAGCAGGCTCTGGCCGGGGTCGATGTGGTGATTCTCTCCGACTACGGCAAGGGCAGCCTCAACCGGGTCGAGCAGCTGATCGCCACGGCGCGGGCAGCGGGCAAGCGTGTGTTGGTGGACCCCAAGGGCAGCGACTTCACCCGCTACCGCGGCGCCAGCGTGATCACCCCCAATCTGGGCGAGTTCGAGGCGATCGTTGGCCCCTGCGCCAGTGACGCCGAACTGGCCGAGAAGGGCGAGCGCCTGCGCGCCGAGCTGGCCCTGGAAGCGCTGCTGGTGACCCGCAGCGAGCGCGGCATGACGCTGATCCGCGAAGGCTACGCGCCGCTGCATCTGCCGACCCATGCGCGCGAGGTCTATGATGTCACCGGCGCCGGTGACACCGTGATCGGTGTGCTGGGGCTGGCCCTGGCCGCCGGGCACGGTTTCGGCGAGGCGGTGATGCTGGCCAATCTGGCCGCCGGGCTGGTGGTGGCCAAGCCGGGCACCGCGGTGCTCTCGGTGGCCGAGCTCTACACCGCGCTGCACGGCGACAAGCTGGCCGAGTTCGGCGTGATCGCCGAAGCGCCGCTGATCGCTGCGGTGCGCGCGGCCCAGGCGCGCGGCGAGAAGGTAGTGATGACCAACGGCTGCTTCGACATTCTCCATGCCGGCCACGTGGCTTATCTGGAGCAGGCGCGCAAGCTCGGTGACCGGCTGATCGTGGCGGTCAACGACGACGCCTCGGTGGCCCGGCTCAAGGGTCCCAAGCGGCCGATCAACACCCTGGCGCGGCGTGCCCAGGTGCTGGCCGGGCTGGCTGCGGTCGACTGGGTGGTGGGCTTTGCCGAGGATACGCCAGCGCGGCTGATCGAGGCGGTGCTGCCCGACCTGCTGGTCAAGGGCGGCGACTACCTTCCCGAGCAGATCGCCGGCGGCGCGGCGGTGATCGCCAACGGCGGCGAGGTGCGCGTGCTGGGATTCGAGGATGGCGTCTCGACCACCACCATGATCGATACCATTCTCGACCGCGAGCGCTGA